The Acinetobacter sp. WCHA45 DNA window CGAACGTAAAAAGATGGCATTGGAACTGTTAGAGCGAGTCAGTTTGCCTACGCAAGCCTATGATCGTTATCCGCATGAGTTTTCAGGTGGGCAGCGGCAACGGATTGCCATCGCACGCTGTCTGACTTTAAAACCTGAGATTTTGATCTGTGATGAATCCGTTTCTGCCTTAGATGTTTCAGTGCAGGCGCAAGTATTGAATTTATTGCAGGATCTACAGGATGAATTTGGTTTGAGTTATATCTTTATTTCGCATGATTTATCTGTAGTGAAATATATTTCTGATCAGGTAATGGTGATGAATCATGGTGAGTTGGTTGAAATTGCCAATTCGGATGAGTTGTATTTACATCCACAACATGAATATACCAAGAAGCTGCTCAATGCGATTCCGCAGGGGGTAAACCATCATCATTAAAATTCAAGCATAAAAAACGCTCTAATCAGAGCGTTTTTTCATTTTAAAGCCAAGAATTAGAACTTCTTAAAGCCTTTATTAAAACCAATGGTTTTGCGGCCATTGTTATTATTGCCATTGCCTGAACGCTGCTCTTGTTGCTCATCATCACGGCGCTGTTGACGTAAATAACCACCACGACGTGCAGCCAATGGTTTTTCTGCCATTTTTTCAGTACGACGTTTTGCCATACCAAACAAGCCAGTACCTTGACGTGGTTTTAATTCAACTGATTTTGCCAGGTTGTCAATGTCAGTCTTATCCAGTTCCATCCAACGGCCTGTACGTAACTCACGTGGTAGAATTACCGTGCCATAACGGGTACGTAATAAGCGGCTTACTTTGAGACTTTGTGATTCAAAGATACGACGTACTTCGCGGTTACGGCCTTCTTTAACCACAACTTGATACCAACGGTTGATACCTTCACCGCCAATTTCAGAGAATGATTCGAATTTGGCTGGACCATCTTCAAGTTCAACACCTTTCAGCATGTTATTGCGAATTTGCGGTGTGACTTCACCCATCACACGAACCGCATATTCACGCTCAACTTCGTTTGAAGGGTGCATTAAACGGTTAGCAAGTTCACCATCATTCGTGAATAATAATAAACCAGTACTGTTAATATCCAGACGCCCTACCATTACCCAACGATCATTGGCGATTTGTGGCAAATGATCAAATACAGTTGGACGTTTCTCAGGATCATTGCGTGAGCAAATTTCACCCTCTGGTTTATAGTAAATGAGAACACGGCGGCGAATTTCATCTTCAACCTGAAACTGAACTTTACGACCATCGATACGGAGTTCATCTGTAGGTTCAATACGTTCACCCACTTGAGCAATTTTCCCATTGATACTGACGCGACCAGCAGCAATGACTTCCTCCATATAACGACGTGAGCCTAACCCGACTCTCGCCAACACCTTTTGTAATTTTTCACTCATGACAGCACAACCTTAGACATAATGATCAACAGTTCACCTCTCAAGACTTCGGTGCATGTGCATCGAGAGCCATGAATGCTTCCTTGGCGTTCTGTAGGGGAGGCAATTGATTCAATGACACTAAACCAAAAGCATTTAAAAATTGGGGCGTTGTAATCAACAACGCAGGTCTTCCAGGTAAATCCCTGAAACCAGCTTCTTTAATCCAGTTCCAGTCAAATAAGTTTCTCAAGATCTGACTATTATTCGATACACCACGAATCTGTTCAATATCAGCACGCGTGACAGGCTGATGATACGCAATCACGGCGACTGTTTCGAGCAACGAGGGTGACAACTTGGTCGGGCGTTCAGGCCAAACCTGCGTAATAATATTGCGATACTTTGCTCGCACCTGAAAGCGAAACCCTTGAGCCGTCTCAATTAACTCAATTGAACGACCATGTTGCAACATTGCAAGTTGCTGTAAAAAATGACGTAATTGTTGTTTATTATATTGGTTTTGAAATGCTTCTTTTAGTCGTGCAAGTGAAACTGGTGAGTCACTAGCGAACAAAATTGCTTCAATCTGTAATAAGACATCGTGATGAATATCTTCAAGTGACATTCCTTCATTGGTGTCAAATGGATCTAAACTCATGCTGCAATGCCTTGAACTGTTAAAGGAGCTTC harbors:
- the rluB gene encoding 23S rRNA pseudouridine(2605) synthase RluB gives rise to the protein MSEKLQKVLARVGLGSRRYMEEVIAAGRVSINGKIAQVGERIEPTDELRIDGRKVQFQVEDEIRRRVLIYYKPEGEICSRNDPEKRPTVFDHLPQIANDRWVMVGRLDINSTGLLLFTNDGELANRLMHPSNEVEREYAVRVMGEVTPQIRNNMLKGVELEDGPAKFESFSEIGGEGINRWYQVVVKEGRNREVRRIFESQSLKVSRLLRTRYGTVILPRELRTGRWMELDKTDIDNLAKSVELKPRQGTGLFGMAKRRTEKMAEKPLAARRGGYLRQQRRDDEQQEQRSGNGNNNNGRKTIGFNKGFKKF
- the scpB gene encoding SMC-Scp complex subunit ScpB, which codes for MSLDPFDTNEGMSLEDIHHDVLLQIEAILFASDSPVSLARLKEAFQNQYNKQQLRHFLQQLAMLQHGRSIELIETAQGFRFQVRAKYRNIITQVWPERPTKLSPSLLETVAVIAYHQPVTRADIEQIRGVSNNSQILRNLFDWNWIKEAGFRDLPGRPALLITTPQFLNAFGLVSLNQLPPLQNAKEAFMALDAHAPKS